A genomic window from Mustela erminea isolate mMusErm1 chromosome 16, mMusErm1.Pri, whole genome shotgun sequence includes:
- the PUF60 gene encoding poly(U)-binding-splicing factor PUF60 isoform X2 → MATATIALQVNGQQGGGSEPAAAAVVAAGDRWKPPQGTDSIKMENGQSTAAKLGLPPLTPEQQEALQKAKKYAMEQSIKSVLVKQTIAHQQQQLTNLQMAAVTMGFGDPLSPLQSMAAQRQRALAIMCRVYVGSIYYELGEDTIRQAFAPFGPIKSIDMSWDSVTMKHKGFAFVEYEVPEAAQLALEQMNSVMLGGRNIKVGRPSNIGQAQPIIDQLAEEARAFNRIYVASVHQDLSDDDIKSVFEAFGKIKSCTLARDPTTGKHKGYGFIEYEKAQSSQDAVSSMNLFDLGGQYLRVGKAVTPPMPLLTPASPGGLPPAAAVAAAAATAKITAQEAVAGAAVLGTLATPGLVSPALTLAQPLGALPQAVMAAQAPGVITGVTPARPPIPVTIPSVGVVNPILASPPTLGLLEPKKEKEEEELFPESERPEMLSEQEHMSISGSSARHMVMQKLLRKQESTVMVLRNMVDPKDIDDDLEGEVTEECGKFGAVNRVIIYQEKQGEEEDAEIIVKIFVEFSVASETHKAIQALNGRWFAGRKVVAEVYDQERFDNSDLSA, encoded by the exons CAGGTCAATGGCCAGCAAGGAGGGGGGTCCgagccggcggcggcggcagtgGTGGCAGCGGGAGACAGATGGAAACCTCCACAG GGGACGGACTCCATCAAGATGGAGAACGGGCAGAGCACAGCCGCGAAGCTGGGACTGCCTCCTCTGACGCCCGAGCAGCAAGAGGCCCTCCAGAAG GCCAAGAAGTACGCCATGGAGCAGAGCATCAAGAGCGTGCTGGTGAAGCAGACCATCGcgcaccagcagcagcagctcacCAACCTGCAG ATGGCAGCAGTGACAATGGGCTTTGGAGATCCTCTCTCACCTTTGCAATCG ATGGCAGCTCAGCGGCAGCGGGCACTGGCCATCATGTGCCGGGTCTACGTGGGGTCCATCTACTATGAGCTTGGGGAGGACACCATCCGCCAGGCTTTTGCTCCCTTTGGACCCATCAAGAGCATTGACATGTCCTGGGACTCCGTCACCATGAAGCACAAG GGCTTTGCCTTTGTGGAGTACGAGGTCCCGGAAGCTGCTCAGCTCGCCTTGGAGCAGATGAACTCGGTGATGCTAGGAGGCAGGAATATCAAG gtgGGCAGACCCAGTAACATAGGCCAGGCCCAGCCCATCATAGACCAGCTGGCTGAGGAGGCTCGAGCTTTCAACCGCATCTACGTGGCGTCCGTGCACCAGGACCTTTCAGATGATGACATCAAGAGCGTCTTTGAGGCCTTTGGCAAGATCAAATCTTGCACGCTTGCCCGGGACCCTACGACTGGCAAGCACAAGGGTTATGGTTTCATCG AGTATGAGAAGGCCCAGTCGTCCCAGGATGCCGTGTCTTCCATGAACCTCTTTGATCTGGGAGGCCAGTACTTGCGAGTGGGCAAGGCTGTCACCCCCCCCATGCCCCTGCTCACACCTGCCAGCCCTGGAGGCCTCCCGCCTGCTGCGGCTGTGGCCGCCGCTGCCGCCACAGCCAAGATCACCGCTCAG GAAGCAGTGGCTGGAGCAGCGGTGCTGGGTACCCTGGCCACGCCTGGACTGGTCTCCCCCGCACTGACTCTGGCCCAGCCTCTGGGGGCTTTGCCCCAGGCAGTCATGGCTGCCCAGGCCCCAGGAGTCATCACAG GTGTGACCCCAGCCCGGCCTCCCATTCCGGTGACCATCCCCTCTGTGGGAGTGGTCAACCCCATCCTGGCCAGCCCTCCAACGCTGGGTCTCCTGGAGcccaagaaggagaaggaagaggaggagctgtTCCCCGAATCGGAGCGGCCGGAGATGCTGAGCGAGCAGGAGCACATGAGCATCTCCGGCAGCAGCGCCCGCCACATGGTGATGCAGAAGCTGCTGCGCAAGCAGGAG TCCACAGTGATGGTTCTGCGCAACATGGTGGACCCCAAGGACATCGATGATGACCTGGAGGGGGAGGTGACCGAGGAGTGTGGCAAGTTCGGTGCTGTCAACCGCGTCATCATCTACCAGGAGAAGCAAGGCGAGGAGGAGGACGCGGAGATCATCGTCAAGATTTTTGTGGAGTTCTCCGTAGCCTCTGAGACTCACAAGGCCATCCAGGCCCTCAATGGGCGCTGGTTTGCCGGTCGCAAGGTGGTGGCTGAAGTGTATGACCAGGAGCGTTTTGATAACAGTGACCTTTCCGCGTGA
- the PUF60 gene encoding poly(U)-binding-splicing factor PUF60 isoform X5 codes for MATATIALQVNGQQGGGSEPAAAAVVAAGDRWKPPQGTDSIKMENGQSTAAKLGLPPLTPEQQEALQKAKKYAMEQSIKSVLVKQTIAHQQQQLTNLQMAAQRQRALAIMCRVYVGSIYYELGEDTIRQAFAPFGPIKSIDMSWDSVTMKHKGFAFVEYEVPEAAQLALEQMNSVMLGGRNIKVGRPSNIGQAQPIIDQLAEEARAFNRIYVASVHQDLSDDDIKSVFEAFGKIKSCTLARDPTTGKHKGYGFIEYEKAQSSQDAVSSMNLFDLGGQYLRVGKAVTPPMPLLTPASPGGLPPAAAVAAAAATAKITAQEAVAGAAVLGTLATPGLVSPALTLAQPLGALPQAVMAAQAPGVITGVTPARPPIPVTIPSVGVVNPILASPPTLGLLEPKKEKEEEELFPESERPEMLSEQEHMSISGSSARHMVMQKLLRKQESTVMVLRNMVDPKDIDDDLEGEVTEECGKFGAVNRVIIYQEKQGEEEDAEIIVKIFVEFSVASETHKAIQALNGRWFAGRKVVAEVYDQERFDNSDLSA; via the exons CAGGTCAATGGCCAGCAAGGAGGGGGGTCCgagccggcggcggcggcagtgGTGGCAGCGGGAGACAGATGGAAACCTCCACAG GGGACGGACTCCATCAAGATGGAGAACGGGCAGAGCACAGCCGCGAAGCTGGGACTGCCTCCTCTGACGCCCGAGCAGCAAGAGGCCCTCCAGAAG GCCAAGAAGTACGCCATGGAGCAGAGCATCAAGAGCGTGCTGGTGAAGCAGACCATCGcgcaccagcagcagcagctcacCAACCTGCAG ATGGCAGCTCAGCGGCAGCGGGCACTGGCCATCATGTGCCGGGTCTACGTGGGGTCCATCTACTATGAGCTTGGGGAGGACACCATCCGCCAGGCTTTTGCTCCCTTTGGACCCATCAAGAGCATTGACATGTCCTGGGACTCCGTCACCATGAAGCACAAG GGCTTTGCCTTTGTGGAGTACGAGGTCCCGGAAGCTGCTCAGCTCGCCTTGGAGCAGATGAACTCGGTGATGCTAGGAGGCAGGAATATCAAG gtgGGCAGACCCAGTAACATAGGCCAGGCCCAGCCCATCATAGACCAGCTGGCTGAGGAGGCTCGAGCTTTCAACCGCATCTACGTGGCGTCCGTGCACCAGGACCTTTCAGATGATGACATCAAGAGCGTCTTTGAGGCCTTTGGCAAGATCAAATCTTGCACGCTTGCCCGGGACCCTACGACTGGCAAGCACAAGGGTTATGGTTTCATCG AGTATGAGAAGGCCCAGTCGTCCCAGGATGCCGTGTCTTCCATGAACCTCTTTGATCTGGGAGGCCAGTACTTGCGAGTGGGCAAGGCTGTCACCCCCCCCATGCCCCTGCTCACACCTGCCAGCCCTGGAGGCCTCCCGCCTGCTGCGGCTGTGGCCGCCGCTGCCGCCACAGCCAAGATCACCGCTCAG GAAGCAGTGGCTGGAGCAGCGGTGCTGGGTACCCTGGCCACGCCTGGACTGGTCTCCCCCGCACTGACTCTGGCCCAGCCTCTGGGGGCTTTGCCCCAGGCAGTCATGGCTGCCCAGGCCCCAGGAGTCATCACAG GTGTGACCCCAGCCCGGCCTCCCATTCCGGTGACCATCCCCTCTGTGGGAGTGGTCAACCCCATCCTGGCCAGCCCTCCAACGCTGGGTCTCCTGGAGcccaagaaggagaaggaagaggaggagctgtTCCCCGAATCGGAGCGGCCGGAGATGCTGAGCGAGCAGGAGCACATGAGCATCTCCGGCAGCAGCGCCCGCCACATGGTGATGCAGAAGCTGCTGCGCAAGCAGGAG TCCACAGTGATGGTTCTGCGCAACATGGTGGACCCCAAGGACATCGATGATGACCTGGAGGGGGAGGTGACCGAGGAGTGTGGCAAGTTCGGTGCTGTCAACCGCGTCATCATCTACCAGGAGAAGCAAGGCGAGGAGGAGGACGCGGAGATCATCGTCAAGATTTTTGTGGAGTTCTCCGTAGCCTCTGAGACTCACAAGGCCATCCAGGCCCTCAATGGGCGCTGGTTTGCCGGTCGCAAGGTGGTGGCTGAAGTGTATGACCAGGAGCGTTTTGATAACAGTGACCTTTCCGCGTGA
- the PUF60 gene encoding poly(U)-binding-splicing factor PUF60 isoform X6 has protein sequence MATATIALVNGQQGGGSEPAAAAVVAAGDRWKPPQGTDSIKMENGQSTAAKLGLPPLTPEQQEALQKAKKYAMEQSIKSVLVKQTIAHQQQQLTNLQMAAQRQRALAIMCRVYVGSIYYELGEDTIRQAFAPFGPIKSIDMSWDSVTMKHKGFAFVEYEVPEAAQLALEQMNSVMLGGRNIKVGRPSNIGQAQPIIDQLAEEARAFNRIYVASVHQDLSDDDIKSVFEAFGKIKSCTLARDPTTGKHKGYGFIEYEKAQSSQDAVSSMNLFDLGGQYLRVGKAVTPPMPLLTPASPGGLPPAAAVAAAAATAKITAQEAVAGAAVLGTLATPGLVSPALTLAQPLGALPQAVMAAQAPGVITGVTPARPPIPVTIPSVGVVNPILASPPTLGLLEPKKEKEEEELFPESERPEMLSEQEHMSISGSSARHMVMQKLLRKQESTVMVLRNMVDPKDIDDDLEGEVTEECGKFGAVNRVIIYQEKQGEEEDAEIIVKIFVEFSVASETHKAIQALNGRWFAGRKVVAEVYDQERFDNSDLSA, from the exons GTCAATGGCCAGCAAGGAGGGGGGTCCgagccggcggcggcggcagtgGTGGCAGCGGGAGACAGATGGAAACCTCCACAG GGGACGGACTCCATCAAGATGGAGAACGGGCAGAGCACAGCCGCGAAGCTGGGACTGCCTCCTCTGACGCCCGAGCAGCAAGAGGCCCTCCAGAAG GCCAAGAAGTACGCCATGGAGCAGAGCATCAAGAGCGTGCTGGTGAAGCAGACCATCGcgcaccagcagcagcagctcacCAACCTGCAG ATGGCAGCTCAGCGGCAGCGGGCACTGGCCATCATGTGCCGGGTCTACGTGGGGTCCATCTACTATGAGCTTGGGGAGGACACCATCCGCCAGGCTTTTGCTCCCTTTGGACCCATCAAGAGCATTGACATGTCCTGGGACTCCGTCACCATGAAGCACAAG GGCTTTGCCTTTGTGGAGTACGAGGTCCCGGAAGCTGCTCAGCTCGCCTTGGAGCAGATGAACTCGGTGATGCTAGGAGGCAGGAATATCAAG gtgGGCAGACCCAGTAACATAGGCCAGGCCCAGCCCATCATAGACCAGCTGGCTGAGGAGGCTCGAGCTTTCAACCGCATCTACGTGGCGTCCGTGCACCAGGACCTTTCAGATGATGACATCAAGAGCGTCTTTGAGGCCTTTGGCAAGATCAAATCTTGCACGCTTGCCCGGGACCCTACGACTGGCAAGCACAAGGGTTATGGTTTCATCG AGTATGAGAAGGCCCAGTCGTCCCAGGATGCCGTGTCTTCCATGAACCTCTTTGATCTGGGAGGCCAGTACTTGCGAGTGGGCAAGGCTGTCACCCCCCCCATGCCCCTGCTCACACCTGCCAGCCCTGGAGGCCTCCCGCCTGCTGCGGCTGTGGCCGCCGCTGCCGCCACAGCCAAGATCACCGCTCAG GAAGCAGTGGCTGGAGCAGCGGTGCTGGGTACCCTGGCCACGCCTGGACTGGTCTCCCCCGCACTGACTCTGGCCCAGCCTCTGGGGGCTTTGCCCCAGGCAGTCATGGCTGCCCAGGCCCCAGGAGTCATCACAG GTGTGACCCCAGCCCGGCCTCCCATTCCGGTGACCATCCCCTCTGTGGGAGTGGTCAACCCCATCCTGGCCAGCCCTCCAACGCTGGGTCTCCTGGAGcccaagaaggagaaggaagaggaggagctgtTCCCCGAATCGGAGCGGCCGGAGATGCTGAGCGAGCAGGAGCACATGAGCATCTCCGGCAGCAGCGCCCGCCACATGGTGATGCAGAAGCTGCTGCGCAAGCAGGAG TCCACAGTGATGGTTCTGCGCAACATGGTGGACCCCAAGGACATCGATGATGACCTGGAGGGGGAGGTGACCGAGGAGTGTGGCAAGTTCGGTGCTGTCAACCGCGTCATCATCTACCAGGAGAAGCAAGGCGAGGAGGAGGACGCGGAGATCATCGTCAAGATTTTTGTGGAGTTCTCCGTAGCCTCTGAGACTCACAAGGCCATCCAGGCCCTCAATGGGCGCTGGTTTGCCGGTCGCAAGGTGGTGGCTGAAGTGTATGACCAGGAGCGTTTTGATAACAGTGACCTTTCCGCGTGA
- the PUF60 gene encoding poly(U)-binding-splicing factor PUF60 isoform X3, protein MATATIALVNGQQGGGSEPAAAAVVAAGDRWKPPQGTDSIKMENGQSTAAKLGLPPLTPEQQEALQKAKKYAMEQSIKSVLVKQTIAHQQQQLTNLQMAAVTMGFGDPLSPLQSMAAQRQRALAIMCRVYVGSIYYELGEDTIRQAFAPFGPIKSIDMSWDSVTMKHKGFAFVEYEVPEAAQLALEQMNSVMLGGRNIKVGRPSNIGQAQPIIDQLAEEARAFNRIYVASVHQDLSDDDIKSVFEAFGKIKSCTLARDPTTGKHKGYGFIEYEKAQSSQDAVSSMNLFDLGGQYLRVGKAVTPPMPLLTPASPGGLPPAAAVAAAAATAKITAQEAVAGAAVLGTLATPGLVSPALTLAQPLGALPQAVMAAQAPGVITGVTPARPPIPVTIPSVGVVNPILASPPTLGLLEPKKEKEEEELFPESERPEMLSEQEHMSISGSSARHMVMQKLLRKQESTVMVLRNMVDPKDIDDDLEGEVTEECGKFGAVNRVIIYQEKQGEEEDAEIIVKIFVEFSVASETHKAIQALNGRWFAGRKVVAEVYDQERFDNSDLSA, encoded by the exons GTCAATGGCCAGCAAGGAGGGGGGTCCgagccggcggcggcggcagtgGTGGCAGCGGGAGACAGATGGAAACCTCCACAG GGGACGGACTCCATCAAGATGGAGAACGGGCAGAGCACAGCCGCGAAGCTGGGACTGCCTCCTCTGACGCCCGAGCAGCAAGAGGCCCTCCAGAAG GCCAAGAAGTACGCCATGGAGCAGAGCATCAAGAGCGTGCTGGTGAAGCAGACCATCGcgcaccagcagcagcagctcacCAACCTGCAG ATGGCAGCAGTGACAATGGGCTTTGGAGATCCTCTCTCACCTTTGCAATCG ATGGCAGCTCAGCGGCAGCGGGCACTGGCCATCATGTGCCGGGTCTACGTGGGGTCCATCTACTATGAGCTTGGGGAGGACACCATCCGCCAGGCTTTTGCTCCCTTTGGACCCATCAAGAGCATTGACATGTCCTGGGACTCCGTCACCATGAAGCACAAG GGCTTTGCCTTTGTGGAGTACGAGGTCCCGGAAGCTGCTCAGCTCGCCTTGGAGCAGATGAACTCGGTGATGCTAGGAGGCAGGAATATCAAG gtgGGCAGACCCAGTAACATAGGCCAGGCCCAGCCCATCATAGACCAGCTGGCTGAGGAGGCTCGAGCTTTCAACCGCATCTACGTGGCGTCCGTGCACCAGGACCTTTCAGATGATGACATCAAGAGCGTCTTTGAGGCCTTTGGCAAGATCAAATCTTGCACGCTTGCCCGGGACCCTACGACTGGCAAGCACAAGGGTTATGGTTTCATCG AGTATGAGAAGGCCCAGTCGTCCCAGGATGCCGTGTCTTCCATGAACCTCTTTGATCTGGGAGGCCAGTACTTGCGAGTGGGCAAGGCTGTCACCCCCCCCATGCCCCTGCTCACACCTGCCAGCCCTGGAGGCCTCCCGCCTGCTGCGGCTGTGGCCGCCGCTGCCGCCACAGCCAAGATCACCGCTCAG GAAGCAGTGGCTGGAGCAGCGGTGCTGGGTACCCTGGCCACGCCTGGACTGGTCTCCCCCGCACTGACTCTGGCCCAGCCTCTGGGGGCTTTGCCCCAGGCAGTCATGGCTGCCCAGGCCCCAGGAGTCATCACAG GTGTGACCCCAGCCCGGCCTCCCATTCCGGTGACCATCCCCTCTGTGGGAGTGGTCAACCCCATCCTGGCCAGCCCTCCAACGCTGGGTCTCCTGGAGcccaagaaggagaaggaagaggaggagctgtTCCCCGAATCGGAGCGGCCGGAGATGCTGAGCGAGCAGGAGCACATGAGCATCTCCGGCAGCAGCGCCCGCCACATGGTGATGCAGAAGCTGCTGCGCAAGCAGGAG TCCACAGTGATGGTTCTGCGCAACATGGTGGACCCCAAGGACATCGATGATGACCTGGAGGGGGAGGTGACCGAGGAGTGTGGCAAGTTCGGTGCTGTCAACCGCGTCATCATCTACCAGGAGAAGCAAGGCGAGGAGGAGGACGCGGAGATCATCGTCAAGATTTTTGTGGAGTTCTCCGTAGCCTCTGAGACTCACAAGGCCATCCAGGCCCTCAATGGGCGCTGGTTTGCCGGTCGCAAGGTGGTGGCTGAAGTGTATGACCAGGAGCGTTTTGATAACAGTGACCTTTCCGCGTGA
- the PUF60 gene encoding poly(U)-binding-splicing factor PUF60 isoform X8 — protein sequence MATATIALGTDSIKMENGQSTAAKLGLPPLTPEQQEALQKAKKYAMEQSIKSVLVKQTIAHQQQQLTNLQMAAQRQRALAIMCRVYVGSIYYELGEDTIRQAFAPFGPIKSIDMSWDSVTMKHKGFAFVEYEVPEAAQLALEQMNSVMLGGRNIKVGRPSNIGQAQPIIDQLAEEARAFNRIYVASVHQDLSDDDIKSVFEAFGKIKSCTLARDPTTGKHKGYGFIEYEKAQSSQDAVSSMNLFDLGGQYLRVGKAVTPPMPLLTPASPGGLPPAAAVAAAAATAKITAQEAVAGAAVLGTLATPGLVSPALTLAQPLGALPQAVMAAQAPGVITGVTPARPPIPVTIPSVGVVNPILASPPTLGLLEPKKEKEEEELFPESERPEMLSEQEHMSISGSSARHMVMQKLLRKQESTVMVLRNMVDPKDIDDDLEGEVTEECGKFGAVNRVIIYQEKQGEEEDAEIIVKIFVEFSVASETHKAIQALNGRWFAGRKVVAEVYDQERFDNSDLSA from the exons GGGACGGACTCCATCAAGATGGAGAACGGGCAGAGCACAGCCGCGAAGCTGGGACTGCCTCCTCTGACGCCCGAGCAGCAAGAGGCCCTCCAGAAG GCCAAGAAGTACGCCATGGAGCAGAGCATCAAGAGCGTGCTGGTGAAGCAGACCATCGcgcaccagcagcagcagctcacCAACCTGCAG ATGGCAGCTCAGCGGCAGCGGGCACTGGCCATCATGTGCCGGGTCTACGTGGGGTCCATCTACTATGAGCTTGGGGAGGACACCATCCGCCAGGCTTTTGCTCCCTTTGGACCCATCAAGAGCATTGACATGTCCTGGGACTCCGTCACCATGAAGCACAAG GGCTTTGCCTTTGTGGAGTACGAGGTCCCGGAAGCTGCTCAGCTCGCCTTGGAGCAGATGAACTCGGTGATGCTAGGAGGCAGGAATATCAAG gtgGGCAGACCCAGTAACATAGGCCAGGCCCAGCCCATCATAGACCAGCTGGCTGAGGAGGCTCGAGCTTTCAACCGCATCTACGTGGCGTCCGTGCACCAGGACCTTTCAGATGATGACATCAAGAGCGTCTTTGAGGCCTTTGGCAAGATCAAATCTTGCACGCTTGCCCGGGACCCTACGACTGGCAAGCACAAGGGTTATGGTTTCATCG AGTATGAGAAGGCCCAGTCGTCCCAGGATGCCGTGTCTTCCATGAACCTCTTTGATCTGGGAGGCCAGTACTTGCGAGTGGGCAAGGCTGTCACCCCCCCCATGCCCCTGCTCACACCTGCCAGCCCTGGAGGCCTCCCGCCTGCTGCGGCTGTGGCCGCCGCTGCCGCCACAGCCAAGATCACCGCTCAG GAAGCAGTGGCTGGAGCAGCGGTGCTGGGTACCCTGGCCACGCCTGGACTGGTCTCCCCCGCACTGACTCTGGCCCAGCCTCTGGGGGCTTTGCCCCAGGCAGTCATGGCTGCCCAGGCCCCAGGAGTCATCACAG GTGTGACCCCAGCCCGGCCTCCCATTCCGGTGACCATCCCCTCTGTGGGAGTGGTCAACCCCATCCTGGCCAGCCCTCCAACGCTGGGTCTCCTGGAGcccaagaaggagaaggaagaggaggagctgtTCCCCGAATCGGAGCGGCCGGAGATGCTGAGCGAGCAGGAGCACATGAGCATCTCCGGCAGCAGCGCCCGCCACATGGTGATGCAGAAGCTGCTGCGCAAGCAGGAG TCCACAGTGATGGTTCTGCGCAACATGGTGGACCCCAAGGACATCGATGATGACCTGGAGGGGGAGGTGACCGAGGAGTGTGGCAAGTTCGGTGCTGTCAACCGCGTCATCATCTACCAGGAGAAGCAAGGCGAGGAGGAGGACGCGGAGATCATCGTCAAGATTTTTGTGGAGTTCTCCGTAGCCTCTGAGACTCACAAGGCCATCCAGGCCCTCAATGGGCGCTGGTTTGCCGGTCGCAAGGTGGTGGCTGAAGTGTATGACCAGGAGCGTTTTGATAACAGTGACCTTTCCGCGTGA
- the PUF60 gene encoding poly(U)-binding-splicing factor PUF60 isoform X4 — protein sequence MMGPVCDGSVGRWLRQVNGQQGGGSEPAAAAVVAAGDRWKPPQGTDSIKMENGQSTAAKLGLPPLTPEQQEALQKAKKYAMEQSIKSVLVKQTIAHQQQQLTNLQMAAQRQRALAIMCRVYVGSIYYELGEDTIRQAFAPFGPIKSIDMSWDSVTMKHKGFAFVEYEVPEAAQLALEQMNSVMLGGRNIKVGRPSNIGQAQPIIDQLAEEARAFNRIYVASVHQDLSDDDIKSVFEAFGKIKSCTLARDPTTGKHKGYGFIEYEKAQSSQDAVSSMNLFDLGGQYLRVGKAVTPPMPLLTPASPGGLPPAAAVAAAAATAKITAQEAVAGAAVLGTLATPGLVSPALTLAQPLGALPQAVMAAQAPGVITGVTPARPPIPVTIPSVGVVNPILASPPTLGLLEPKKEKEEEELFPESERPEMLSEQEHMSISGSSARHMVMQKLLRKQESTVMVLRNMVDPKDIDDDLEGEVTEECGKFGAVNRVIIYQEKQGEEEDAEIIVKIFVEFSVASETHKAIQALNGRWFAGRKVVAEVYDQERFDNSDLSA from the exons CAGGTCAATGGCCAGCAAGGAGGGGGGTCCgagccggcggcggcggcagtgGTGGCAGCGGGAGACAGATGGAAACCTCCACAG GGGACGGACTCCATCAAGATGGAGAACGGGCAGAGCACAGCCGCGAAGCTGGGACTGCCTCCTCTGACGCCCGAGCAGCAAGAGGCCCTCCAGAAG GCCAAGAAGTACGCCATGGAGCAGAGCATCAAGAGCGTGCTGGTGAAGCAGACCATCGcgcaccagcagcagcagctcacCAACCTGCAG ATGGCAGCTCAGCGGCAGCGGGCACTGGCCATCATGTGCCGGGTCTACGTGGGGTCCATCTACTATGAGCTTGGGGAGGACACCATCCGCCAGGCTTTTGCTCCCTTTGGACCCATCAAGAGCATTGACATGTCCTGGGACTCCGTCACCATGAAGCACAAG GGCTTTGCCTTTGTGGAGTACGAGGTCCCGGAAGCTGCTCAGCTCGCCTTGGAGCAGATGAACTCGGTGATGCTAGGAGGCAGGAATATCAAG gtgGGCAGACCCAGTAACATAGGCCAGGCCCAGCCCATCATAGACCAGCTGGCTGAGGAGGCTCGAGCTTTCAACCGCATCTACGTGGCGTCCGTGCACCAGGACCTTTCAGATGATGACATCAAGAGCGTCTTTGAGGCCTTTGGCAAGATCAAATCTTGCACGCTTGCCCGGGACCCTACGACTGGCAAGCACAAGGGTTATGGTTTCATCG AGTATGAGAAGGCCCAGTCGTCCCAGGATGCCGTGTCTTCCATGAACCTCTTTGATCTGGGAGGCCAGTACTTGCGAGTGGGCAAGGCTGTCACCCCCCCCATGCCCCTGCTCACACCTGCCAGCCCTGGAGGCCTCCCGCCTGCTGCGGCTGTGGCCGCCGCTGCCGCCACAGCCAAGATCACCGCTCAG GAAGCAGTGGCTGGAGCAGCGGTGCTGGGTACCCTGGCCACGCCTGGACTGGTCTCCCCCGCACTGACTCTGGCCCAGCCTCTGGGGGCTTTGCCCCAGGCAGTCATGGCTGCCCAGGCCCCAGGAGTCATCACAG GTGTGACCCCAGCCCGGCCTCCCATTCCGGTGACCATCCCCTCTGTGGGAGTGGTCAACCCCATCCTGGCCAGCCCTCCAACGCTGGGTCTCCTGGAGcccaagaaggagaaggaagaggaggagctgtTCCCCGAATCGGAGCGGCCGGAGATGCTGAGCGAGCAGGAGCACATGAGCATCTCCGGCAGCAGCGCCCGCCACATGGTGATGCAGAAGCTGCTGCGCAAGCAGGAG TCCACAGTGATGGTTCTGCGCAACATGGTGGACCCCAAGGACATCGATGATGACCTGGAGGGGGAGGTGACCGAGGAGTGTGGCAAGTTCGGTGCTGTCAACCGCGTCATCATCTACCAGGAGAAGCAAGGCGAGGAGGAGGACGCGGAGATCATCGTCAAGATTTTTGTGGAGTTCTCCGTAGCCTCTGAGACTCACAAGGCCATCCAGGCCCTCAATGGGCGCTGGTTTGCCGGTCGCAAGGTGGTGGCTGAAGTGTATGACCAGGAGCGTTTTGATAACAGTGACCTTTCCGCGTGA